A window of Microcystis aeruginosa FD4 contains these coding sequences:
- the mrdA gene encoding penicillin-binding protein 2, which yields MRNSGLLSKTKVKLKPQKPLTALTRPSPPKLQNKIKDKDRCSVGRQRQSWLIMGLISIVLLGGVGSRLAYLQLQQGQFNRERAENNRIRILPKPPVRGNLFDRNGKVLATARLTHAAYIWPKSQRNPAQKLNLDRLASILAIPKSDLEKRINEADENPSTLIRIARGLTPGQIIALEEYKDELTGIEVDVESVRYYPNGKIGAHILGYTGELTPEEYQAKRPQGYRLGDVVGKMGVEAAYESKLRGEWGGMQLEVNGSGQVIQILGQKIAKPGQDVTLTLDLKLQKAAEAALGKRQGAIVAIDPRDGSVRAMVSYPSFDPNVFSAPITTATWKKLQAEGNPFVNRVLQGFPPASTFKVVTATAGMESGKFPPNTVLNTFAALYVGGTAFGEWNHAGFGPIGFVRAMAMSSNTFHGQIGRGVGGPALIAMARRYGFGQKTGIELAEETPGLIADRDWKLRNFKNWDWSVGDTINMSIGQGFTLATPLQVAVMFAVPANGGFLVKPHLLQDARDVKEWRKSLNMKPSTLDTLRKSLRAVVAEGTGRALSDPALPPIAGKSGTAEAPPGKSHAWFGAFAPFDKPEIVVVAFAEHSGGGGGKVAAPMVRQVMEAYFNIKPKEEKPRPKP from the coding sequence ATGCGTAATAGCGGACTCCTATCAAAAACCAAAGTCAAACTGAAACCGCAAAAACCGCTCACCGCGCTGACGCGGCCATCGCCGCCTAAATTACAGAATAAAATCAAAGACAAAGATAGGTGTTCGGTCGGTCGTCAGCGTCAGTCATGGCTAATTATGGGCTTAATTAGCATTGTCCTGCTAGGAGGAGTTGGCTCACGATTGGCCTATTTACAACTGCAGCAAGGGCAATTTAACCGAGAAAGAGCAGAAAATAACCGGATTCGCATTCTTCCCAAACCCCCAGTCCGGGGCAACTTATTCGATCGCAATGGCAAAGTTTTGGCTACGGCCCGTTTAACCCATGCGGCCTATATTTGGCCCAAATCCCAGCGTAATCCCGCCCAAAAACTCAATCTTGACCGTTTAGCCAGTATTTTAGCAATTCCCAAAAGCGACCTAGAAAAACGCATTAACGAAGCGGACGAAAACCCCTCCACCCTGATCCGGATTGCTAGGGGTTTAACTCCAGGCCAAATTATCGCCCTAGAGGAATACAAAGACGAATTAACCGGCATTGAAGTGGACGTGGAATCAGTGCGCTACTATCCCAATGGCAAAATCGGGGCGCATATTCTCGGTTATACCGGGGAACTAACCCCGGAGGAATATCAAGCCAAAAGACCCCAGGGCTACCGGTTGGGAGATGTCGTCGGTAAAATGGGTGTAGAAGCCGCCTACGAGTCAAAATTGCGGGGAGAATGGGGGGGAATGCAGTTAGAGGTCAACGGATCGGGACAAGTAATCCAAATTCTCGGCCAAAAAATTGCTAAACCGGGGCAAGATGTCACCCTGACACTAGATTTAAAACTCCAAAAAGCCGCCGAGGCAGCTTTAGGAAAACGCCAAGGTGCGATCGTGGCGATCGATCCCCGGGATGGTTCCGTGCGGGCCATGGTCAGTTATCCTAGTTTCGATCCCAATGTGTTCTCGGCCCCAATTACCACCGCCACTTGGAAAAAACTGCAAGCGGAGGGCAACCCGTTTGTTAACCGCGTCCTGCAAGGATTTCCCCCCGCTTCCACCTTTAAAGTCGTCACTGCCACTGCCGGCATGGAATCGGGGAAATTTCCCCCCAATACGGTCTTAAATACCTTTGCCGCCCTTTATGTGGGGGGGACAGCTTTTGGAGAATGGAATCACGCTGGTTTTGGTCCGATCGGTTTTGTCCGGGCCATGGCCATGAGTAGTAACACTTTTCACGGTCAAATTGGTCGCGGAGTGGGGGGGCCGGCTTTAATTGCCATGGCTCGGCGCTACGGTTTCGGTCAGAAAACTGGTATAGAATTAGCGGAAGAAACCCCGGGGTTAATTGCCGATCGCGATTGGAAACTGCGTAATTTTAAAAACTGGGATTGGTCGGTAGGGGATACGATTAATATGTCGATCGGTCAAGGATTTACCCTGGCGACTCCCCTACAGGTAGCTGTGATGTTTGCTGTCCCCGCTAACGGTGGTTTTTTGGTGAAACCGCACCTTTTACAGGATGCCCGGGATGTTAAGGAATGGCGAAAGTCTTTGAATATGAAACCTAGCACCCTAGACACCCTGAGAAAGTCCCTGAGAGCCGTGGTAGCGGAAGGAACGGGGCGGGCCCTATCAGACCCCGCTTTACCGCCCATAGCGGGCAAAAGCGGCACGGCAGAAGCACCTCCGGGTAAGTCCCACGCTTGGTTTGGAGCTTTCGCACCCTTCGACAAGCCCGAAATTGTCGTGGTCGCCTTTGCGGAACATTCCGGCGGTGGTGGTGGTAAAGTGGCCGCACCTATGGTACGTCAGGTAATGGAGGCCTATTTTAATATCAAACCCAAAGAAGAAAAACCCCGGCCGAAGCCCTAG
- a CDS encoding S-(hydroxymethyl)glutathione dehydrogenase/class III alcohol dehydrogenase, translated as MDVRAAVALEAGKPLTIETVQLAPPQAGEVLVEIKATGVCHTDAYTLSGADPEGLFPSILGHEGAGIVVEVGKGVTSLKVGDPVIPLYIPECRQCEYCLSFKTNLCQAIRLTQGRGVMPDGTSRFSLDGQPLYHYMGTSTFANYTVLPEISLAKIRPDAPFEKVCYIGCGVTTGIGAVINTAKVEPGAKVVVFGLGGIGLNVIQGARLVGADMIVGVDINPQKQALAAKFGMTHFVNPQEIEGDLVAYLVDLTKGGADYSFECIGNVQIMRQALECCHKGWGVATIIGVAGAGQEISTRPFQLVTGRVWKGTAFGGARGRTDVPKIVDWYMEGKINIDDLITHVLPLARINEAFDLMRQGDSIRSVITF; from the coding sequence ATGGATGTTCGAGCGGCAGTTGCCCTAGAAGCGGGAAAACCCCTAACTATTGAAACGGTACAATTAGCACCACCGCAAGCGGGGGAAGTGTTAGTAGAAATCAAAGCCACGGGAGTTTGTCACACCGATGCCTATACTCTCTCTGGGGCCGATCCTGAAGGCTTATTTCCCTCAATTTTAGGCCATGAAGGGGCCGGAATCGTGGTAGAAGTGGGAAAAGGTGTCACTAGCCTGAAAGTGGGCGATCCTGTGATTCCCCTATACATTCCCGAATGTCGTCAGTGCGAATACTGTCTCAGCTTTAAAACCAATCTCTGTCAAGCGATTCGTCTTACCCAAGGTCGGGGAGTAATGCCGGATGGAACCAGTCGTTTTTCCCTCGATGGTCAGCCTCTTTATCACTACATGGGAACCTCGACTTTTGCTAACTATACCGTACTGCCGGAGATTTCCCTGGCCAAGATTCGCCCCGATGCTCCCTTTGAAAAAGTCTGTTATATCGGCTGCGGAGTCACTACAGGTATCGGTGCGGTGATTAATACCGCTAAAGTGGAACCGGGGGCAAAAGTGGTGGTTTTTGGTCTGGGAGGTATCGGTTTAAACGTTATTCAAGGGGCCCGTTTGGTGGGGGCCGATATGATTGTCGGGGTCGATATCAATCCCCAGAAACAAGCTTTAGCGGCAAAATTCGGGATGACTCATTTTGTTAATCCCCAAGAAATCGAGGGGGATTTAGTGGCCTATCTGGTGGATTTAACTAAAGGTGGGGCCGATTATAGTTTTGAGTGTATCGGCAATGTCCAGATTATGCGTCAAGCTTTGGAATGTTGCCATAAAGGTTGGGGTGTTGCCACTATTATCGGTGTAGCCGGGGCCGGCCAAGAAATTAGTACCCGTCCTTTTCAATTAGTCACTGGACGCGTCTGGAAAGGTACGGCTTTTGGTGGGGCAAGGGGTCGTACAGATGTACCAAAAATAGTCGATTGGTACATGGAAGGCAAGATTAACATTGATGATTTAATCACCCATGTTCTACCTCTGGCAAGAATTAACGAGGCCTTTGACCTGATGCGACAAGGGGATTCTATCCGCAGCGTGATTACATTTTGA
- a CDS encoding DUF433 domain-containing protein, translating into MQLEDYFNFLAPNDIRLKGTRVGIETILHDFIYQAKTPEEIANTYPSLTLEQVYATILYYLHDKEKVSQYIADWLEWGRKMREEQRKNPPSVVERLRKLKAEITAKQKANDTEIFN; encoded by the coding sequence ATGCAACTCGAAGACTATTTTAATTTTCTTGCTCCTAACGATATTCGGCTAAAAGGAACCCGCGTCGGTATTGAAACTATTTTACACGATTTCATTTACCAAGCCAAAACTCCCGAAGAAATTGCTAATACTTATCCATCTTTAACCCTCGAACAGGTATATGCGACGATTCTTTATTATCTTCATGATAAAGAAAAAGTGAGCCAATACATCGCCGACTGGCTAGAATGGGGGCGAAAAATGCGAGAAGAACAGCGAAAAAATCCTCCGTCTGTGGTTGAACGACTGAGAAAATTGAAAGCTGAAATAACAGCCAAGCAGAAAGCTAATGACACTGAAATATTTAATTGA
- a CDS encoding SpoIID/LytB domain-containing protein gives MVKLDKKIKDGVIKMKFAASTYFSLLRHCAVPLLSIATFTPILLTYLAKEKAETPQPQANLETSAFPSPIIPSPIAPLIAPSPKLFPSPQSSATPKSAPSPQSSPSAPKKLAASVRSPNTSPNTSPAAAAKPVTRQPLAVPANYTPPVLEIRVAIKRDVASVLMGVNGPAVITDRQGRGLKTIATNEGLPVIPEANGLKMGDLSLPEVIFVQPTSADGLVYVDDSWYRGKVLLVAQGDRLLVVNQVNLEAYLYSVVGSEMHSSAPMHALKAQAIAARSYALVHIIRPANAWFHLGNSQRWQVYKGIRSEYQSTHQAVNATAGQILSYKGGVVESLYAATDEIVAWAHGGRGMSQTGAYKLAEKGLDYQQILGNYYPGVGLARLVLQN, from the coding sequence ATGGTAAAGTTAGATAAGAAAATTAAAGATGGTGTGATTAAAATGAAATTTGCTGCTAGTACCTATTTTTCCCTGCTGCGCCATTGTGCCGTTCCTTTGCTGTCGATCGCTACTTTTACGCCAATTCTCTTAACTTATTTAGCCAAGGAAAAAGCAGAAACCCCGCAACCGCAGGCAAATCTAGAGACTTCCGCCTTTCCTTCCCCTATTATCCCATCTCCGATCGCACCCTTAATCGCGCCATCGCCGAAACTATTCCCCTCCCCCCAATCTTCTGCGACTCCAAAATCAGCACCCTCTCCCCAGTCTTCCCCCTCCGCGCCGAAAAAATTAGCAGCATCGGTTCGTTCCCCCAATACTTCCCCTAATACTTCCCCCGCTGCTGCTGCCAAACCGGTGACTAGACAACCTTTAGCGGTTCCCGCTAATTATACGCCGCCGGTCCTAGAAATTCGCGTGGCGATCAAAAGGGATGTGGCCAGTGTTTTGATGGGAGTTAACGGACCGGCGGTGATCACCGATCGCCAAGGTCGCGGTTTAAAAACGATTGCCACTAACGAGGGTTTACCGGTCATTCCAGAGGCCAATGGCTTAAAAATGGGCGATTTATCGCTGCCAGAGGTGATTTTTGTGCAGCCCACCAGTGCCGATGGTTTAGTTTATGTGGATGATAGTTGGTATCGGGGCAAAGTGCTGCTGGTGGCCCAAGGCGATCGCTTATTAGTGGTCAATCAGGTTAATTTAGAGGCCTATCTCTATAGTGTGGTGGGGAGTGAAATGCACTCCAGCGCACCAATGCACGCTTTAAAGGCACAGGCGATCGCCGCTCGCTCCTATGCCCTAGTACATATAATCCGCCCCGCTAATGCTTGGTTTCATCTGGGCAATAGCCAACGCTGGCAGGTATATAAAGGCATTCGCTCGGAGTATCAATCGACTCACCAAGCGGTTAATGCCACTGCTGGGCAGATTCTCAGCTATAAAGGCGGTGTAGTCGAGTCTCTTTATGCTGCCACCGATGAAATTGTCGCTTGGGCCCACGGTGGTCGCGGCATGAGTCAAACTGGAGCTTATAAATTAGCGGAAAAAGGCCTAGATTATCAACAAATTCTCGGTAATTATTATCCCGGAGTTGGTTTAGCTCGTCTAGTTCTCCAAAATTAG